In the Maridesulfovibrio ferrireducens genome, one interval contains:
- the hmcA gene encoding sulfate respiration complex hexadecaheme cytochrome HmcA, which yields MANGKKLLRLSSILIVLAGVLGFHLEAMSMVGTPQGEGKQRPDLIMIDAIAAQQKLELPAVVFLHDAHTKAAAEQGKDCTACHQKNKDVTSLKFMRVEDGTPEKLKEIYHNGCISCHAKDAAAGKKTGPQVGECRSCHQADPEYKAERATASMDKTLHFRHWDSKIIENDKGQETNCGSCHHEYDKATQKLVYVKGQEENCGICHTAKPEGDVKKDTSEAFHSQCVTCHLDLAAAKAKKFGPVQCAGCHGLAEAADIKADDAQLLKKMGGILPRLPRKQPDAVLLTAPAPKDSTAKTEVKGKMSPVAFNHKAHENVTESCGSCHHQTLKKSCSECHTDQGSKDGGFITLDQAMHNPDSPQSCVGCHAIKQKDPNCAGCHELMPKKVIQSETTCVVCHEAPKDDTNPAALDASAKAELAKDLIIERPTSPAMLETADIPEFVTINALENEYKESKLPHRKIIFTLVENMKSNSLANTFHSTPLTVCASCHHNSPASKTPPSCASCHANAAAKEQGGRPALKAAYHGQCMTCHESMELKKPASTDCSSCHEPKKNG from the coding sequence ATGGCAAACGGGAAAAAATTATTGCGATTGTCCAGCATTCTGATCGTCCTAGCTGGGGTACTCGGCTTCCACTTGGAAGCAATGAGTATGGTAGGAACCCCGCAGGGTGAAGGTAAACAGCGTCCTGATCTTATTATGATCGACGCCATTGCCGCTCAGCAAAAACTGGAATTGCCTGCGGTCGTGTTTCTACACGATGCACACACCAAGGCGGCGGCAGAACAGGGTAAAGACTGTACTGCATGTCACCAGAAAAACAAGGATGTCACCTCGCTTAAATTTATGCGGGTTGAGGACGGCACTCCTGAGAAGTTAAAGGAAATTTACCACAACGGCTGCATAAGCTGTCACGCGAAGGATGCCGCTGCAGGCAAAAAAACCGGCCCTCAGGTCGGAGAATGTCGCAGTTGTCATCAGGCTGACCCTGAGTACAAAGCGGAACGCGCAACAGCGAGCATGGATAAAACCTTGCATTTCCGTCACTGGGACTCAAAAATCATTGAAAATGACAAGGGTCAGGAAACAAACTGTGGAAGCTGTCACCACGAATACGATAAAGCAACACAGAAGCTCGTATACGTGAAAGGACAGGAAGAAAACTGTGGTATCTGTCACACTGCCAAACCAGAAGGCGATGTGAAGAAAGATACTTCAGAAGCTTTCCACAGCCAGTGCGTAACCTGTCATTTGGACCTGGCAGCAGCCAAAGCCAAAAAGTTCGGCCCCGTTCAGTGTGCCGGATGTCATGGCCTCGCCGAAGCAGCAGACATTAAAGCTGATGACGCTCAGTTGCTGAAAAAAATGGGCGGTATATTGCCCCGTCTGCCCAGAAAGCAGCCTGATGCTGTCCTGCTGACTGCACCGGCACCAAAAGATTCCACTGCCAAGACAGAAGTCAAAGGCAAGATGTCTCCGGTCGCTTTCAATCACAAGGCTCACGAAAACGTCACAGAATCATGTGGATCATGCCATCATCAAACTCTTAAGAAATCATGCTCGGAATGTCACACCGATCAAGGTTCTAAAGACGGTGGTTTCATTACTCTCGATCAGGCTATGCACAACCCCGACAGCCCACAAAGCTGTGTAGGTTGTCACGCCATCAAACAGAAAGATCCCAACTGTGCTGGTTGCCATGAGCTGATGCCTAAAAAGGTTATTCAGTCCGAAACAACATGTGTTGTCTGCCACGAAGCTCCTAAAGATGATACCAACCCGGCAGCTCTTGACGCCTCCGCCAAGGCTGAGCTTGCTAAAGACCTTATCATCGAAAGGCCTACTTCTCCGGCAATGCTCGAAACTGCTGACATTCCTGAATTCGTAACCATCAACGCTCTGGAAAACGAATACAAAGAAAGCAAGCTTCCCCACCGTAAGATTATATTCACTTTGGTGGAGAACATGAAGAGCAATTCCCTGGCCAACACGTTCCACAGCACTCCTCTGACTGTCTGTGCAAGCTGTCATCACAACAGCCCAGCATCCAAGACACCTCCGAGCTGTGCAAGCTGTCACGCAAATGCTGCAGCTAAAGAACAGGGCGGACGTCCGGCTCTCAAGGCGGCCTATCACGGCCAGTGTATGACCTGTCACGAAAGCATGGAACTTAAAAAGCCTGCTTCTACAGACTGTTCATCCTGTCACGAACCGAAAAAGAACGGCTAG
- the hmcB gene encoding sulfate respiration complex iron-sulfur protein HmcB, with the protein MLRRTFLGMLGTACVGASIPSVASASKEFNGYPGSKGVLFDATRCIGCRKCEEACNKVNELPAPDKKYDDLTVLDTKRRTDAKTLTVVNKYKSAKGPLFRKSQCNHCLEPACASACFVKAFKKLPNGAVVYDESVCVGCRYCMVACPFEIPAYEYDEPLTPRVMKCTMCAPRLAEGKLPGCVEGCPKEALVFGERDELLKIARKRIERNPDRYIDHIYGEKEMGGTSWLYLSGVPFSEIGMREDLGTKSAPELTAGALASVPMVAGLWPALLGGIYAVSKRKDKVAEEEKKEAVANAIAQASAQAEKTLSEALTKADVANKRQIEVEVKKAVEDALTPKEEQEENSEEES; encoded by the coding sequence ATGTTACGCAGAACATTCCTCGGAATGCTAGGCACAGCCTGTGTGGGAGCCTCTATTCCTAGTGTAGCTTCGGCTAGTAAGGAATTCAATGGCTACCCCGGCAGCAAAGGCGTCCTTTTCGACGCCACTCGCTGCATAGGTTGTCGCAAATGTGAAGAAGCCTGTAATAAGGTCAACGAATTGCCCGCTCCGGACAAAAAGTATGATGACCTGACAGTGCTGGACACAAAACGCAGAACCGATGCCAAGACTCTTACTGTTGTTAATAAATACAAGAGCGCCAAAGGCCCTCTTTTCCGCAAGTCGCAGTGTAATCACTGTCTGGAGCCGGCATGTGCTTCAGCTTGCTTTGTAAAAGCATTCAAAAAGCTGCCTAACGGCGCAGTCGTCTATGACGAATCCGTTTGCGTAGGTTGCCGCTACTGTATGGTAGCATGTCCCTTCGAAATCCCTGCTTACGAATACGACGAACCTCTGACTCCAAGAGTCATGAAGTGCACCATGTGTGCTCCTCGCTTAGCTGAAGGCAAACTGCCCGGCTGTGTTGAAGGTTGTCCTAAAGAAGCTTTGGTTTTCGGTGAAAGAGACGAGCTGCTGAAAATAGCCCGCAAACGCATTGAGCGTAACCCCGACCGTTACATTGATCACATTTACGGTGAGAAAGAAATGGGCGGAACCAGCTGGCTTTATCTCTCCGGAGTTCCTTTCTCTGAGATCGGCATGCGCGAAGATTTGGGAACCAAATCCGCACCCGAACTCACTGCAGGCGCACTCGCATCAGTACCCATGGTTGCAGGCCTCTGGCCCGCACTTCTCGGTGGTATCTATGCTGTAAGCAAACGCAAAGACAAAGTTGCCGAAGAAGAGAAGAAGGAAGCGGTTGCAAACGCTATTGCCCAAGCTAGCGCACAAGCTGAAAAGACCCTTTCCGAGGCCCTTACCAAGGCAGATGTCGCTAACAAGCGTCAGATCGAAGTTGAGGTCAAGAAAGCTGTAGAAGATGCCCTGACTCCCAAAGAAGAGCAGGAAGAAAACAGCGAGGAGGAATCCTAA